Proteins from a genomic interval of Beijerinckia indica subsp. indica ATCC 9039:
- a CDS encoding F0F1 ATP synthase subunit gamma, with protein MTERLSDVAARIHSVRQLSAVITAMRGIAASRSREARSQLDGVRAYAQTIAEAIGHALAFLPERPQTEPAGRAAQGHGIIALCAEQGFAGTFNERVLDAAGRLISAAPDRRTALLLVGDRGLMVARERGLAIAWSAPMAAHAGQAASLANQIVEELYRRIDGDHMTRISIVHAVPGPSAAVNIAEKVLVPFDFGRFPLAHGAVHPLITLPPDILLARLAEEYIFAELCEAVMLSFAAENEARMRAMIAAKTNVAKTLDGLIARSRQLRQEEITNEILELDSGASSSGQSPR; from the coding sequence GTGACGGAGCGGCTGAGCGATGTCGCCGCGCGAATCCATTCCGTACGGCAATTATCGGCCGTGATTACAGCGATGCGGGGCATTGCCGCGTCGCGATCACGGGAAGCACGGAGTCAGCTCGATGGTGTTCGGGCCTATGCGCAGACAATCGCCGAGGCCATCGGGCATGCCCTGGCCTTCCTGCCGGAACGACCCCAAACCGAGCCTGCCGGGCGAGCGGCTCAGGGCCATGGCATTATTGCACTCTGTGCCGAACAGGGTTTTGCTGGAACCTTCAACGAGCGGGTGCTCGATGCGGCCGGGCGGCTGATTTCGGCCGCGCCGGACAGACGGACGGCGCTTCTGCTCGTCGGAGATCGCGGCTTGATGGTTGCGCGGGAACGTGGGCTTGCAATCGCCTGGTCCGCGCCCATGGCCGCCCATGCCGGGCAAGCCGCATCGCTTGCCAACCAGATCGTCGAAGAACTTTATCGCCGTATCGATGGCGACCACATGACCCGAATCTCCATCGTTCACGCCGTCCCTGGCCCGTCGGCCGCAGTCAACATTGCGGAAAAGGTGCTCGTTCCCTTCGATTTCGGACGTTTTCCACTCGCCCATGGCGCGGTCCATCCGCTGATCACCCTGCCACCGGACATCCTGCTTGCGCGGCTTGCCGAAGAATATATTTTTGCTGAGCTCTGCGAAGCCGTCATGCTGTCCTTTGCCGCCGAGAATGAAGCGCGTATGCGGGCCATGATCGCGGCGAAGACCAATGTCGCGAAGACGCTCGACGGCTTGATTGCAAGGTCCAGGCAGTTACGGCAGGAAGAAATCACCAACGAAATCCTCGAACTTGACAGCGGAGCCTCGAGCTCAGGCCAGTCTCCCCGCTGA
- a CDS encoding SDR family NAD(P)-dependent oxidoreductase, whose protein sequence is MQRLKDKVAVITGGNSGIGKATARLFAQEGAQVIITGRRQEVVDQALEEIGYNAIGIVGDVTDVRYHRTLAEKVEDRFGGLDIYMANAGIINLTPSHKVTLEEYDGQFATNTRGVFFGVQAMEPVMRDGGSIIITGSLAATKVLPDHAVYAGSKAAVAAFAKNWAIEFKSRKIRVNILSPGPVETAILGKLGISDADRLAFESRMASLIPAGRMGQVEELARAALFLASDGGSFVNGIELHVDGGMALT, encoded by the coding sequence ATGCAACGTCTAAAGGACAAGGTGGCCGTCATAACGGGCGGCAACAGTGGCATTGGGAAGGCAACCGCGCGCCTGTTTGCGCAGGAAGGGGCGCAGGTCATCATCACTGGCCGTAGACAGGAGGTTGTCGATCAAGCTCTGGAAGAAATTGGCTACAACGCTATCGGCATCGTCGGCGACGTCACCGATGTCCGATATCATCGGACGCTCGCAGAAAAGGTGGAGGACCGTTTCGGCGGACTAGACATCTACATGGCCAATGCAGGTATCATCAACCTGACACCATCCCATAAAGTCACGTTGGAAGAATATGACGGCCAATTCGCCACCAATACGCGCGGTGTGTTCTTCGGTGTGCAGGCGATGGAGCCCGTCATGCGTGACGGTGGTTCGATCATCATCACCGGTTCGCTCGCGGCAACCAAAGTGCTGCCGGACCATGCCGTTTACGCTGGTTCGAAAGCGGCGGTCGCCGCGTTCGCGAAGAACTGGGCGATCGAGTTCAAGTCCCGGAAAATCCGCGTCAACATCCTGAGCCCTGGACCGGTCGAGACTGCCATTCTCGGCAAGCTCGGGATATCCGACGCCGACCGTCTGGCCTTCGAGTCCCGGATGGCGTCCCTCATCCCGGCGGGCCGCATGGGACAGGTGGAGGAACTGGCGCGCGCCGCTCTCTTCCTCGCATCGGACGGGGGAAGTTTCGTCAACGGCATTGAGTTGCACGTCGACGGCGGCATGGCACTGACGTGA
- a CDS encoding LysR family transcriptional regulator, translating into MPNLLSETPGLIAFVRTVEAGSFSAAARDLGTTPSAVSKSVARLEKKVGTRLFLRSTRALTLTQEGQIFFDRIAPLLRDLDSSDDAIGSQRMLSGRLRISMSGELAPLLLPRLFAGFASDHPHLILDIGLTDRFVDLVREDYDVVLRAGDSAGSDLIVRTLADLPMVIVASPSFLQIYDLPTSAEELANTPFARFKMNGIPMPVRLGNGTAFVPSGRVDCDSGAALIEAARSGLGAAYLLRCLVANDLKAGTLVDVSPGITLPKLPFNVLHAFGRTVPMRVRFFCDFIADEAKIIGAM; encoded by the coding sequence ATGCCGAATTTGTTGAGCGAGACGCCTGGTCTGATCGCGTTCGTACGCACCGTGGAAGCCGGCTCCTTCAGCGCCGCTGCGCGCGATCTTGGTACGACGCCGTCTGCGGTTTCAAAGAGCGTGGCGCGCTTGGAGAAAAAGGTCGGAACGCGGCTGTTTCTTCGTTCCACCCGTGCCTTGACGCTCACACAGGAAGGCCAAATTTTCTTCGACCGCATAGCCCCGCTATTGCGTGACCTCGATTCGAGCGACGATGCTATCGGTTCTCAGAGAATGCTGTCAGGCCGTCTGCGCATCAGCATGTCCGGCGAACTGGCCCCTTTGCTGCTGCCTCGCCTTTTTGCCGGCTTCGCGTCGGATCATCCCCATCTCATTCTCGATATCGGTCTGACCGACCGATTCGTCGATCTCGTGCGGGAAGACTATGATGTCGTTCTCCGCGCCGGCGATAGCGCCGGGAGCGATCTCATCGTGCGCACTTTGGCGGATTTGCCAATGGTTATAGTCGCTTCCCCATCGTTTCTGCAAATCTATGATCTCCCGACCTCAGCGGAGGAGTTGGCGAACACTCCGTTCGCGCGTTTCAAGATGAACGGCATACCGATGCCCGTACGTCTCGGAAACGGAACCGCCTTCGTTCCCTCCGGTCGGGTCGATTGCGATTCGGGAGCCGCGCTGATCGAGGCGGCGCGAAGCGGGCTAGGGGCGGCCTATCTTCTTCGATGCCTTGTGGCAAACGACCTGAAGGCCGGTACGCTGGTGGACGTTTCGCCCGGGATCACCCTTCCCAAGCTTCCATTCAACGTTCTGCATGCCTTTGGACGCACCGTCCCCATGCGCGTAAGGTTCTTCTGCGACTTCATCGCAGATGAGGCCAAGATCATCGGCGCAATGTAA
- a CDS encoding LysR family transcriptional regulator, protein MDIVCALRTFLRVAETGSFSAAAVDLKLTQPAVSRQVSALEAHLDTRLLHRSTTALALTSEGERMIPMALKVIEAVEALGESAGQVGTASGEVRLSVPAPLGLYMSDRLAALLDHHPQLSVELLFREEPSDLVGQGIDLEVRLGNIADSSLICRRIGWTTAFLVATPAYLEKRGTPRALEDLSHHDCICYKRGGDSRSWLFSNGADEVAVRIAPRLIVNNAVAVHRAVLAGAGIAILSHILAVPDIETGRLISLIPDFPPARLPITLAYPSRRNMPFRVRAVIDYLVAAMREDPLMTSSSASNASSLAELE, encoded by the coding sequence ATGGACATCGTTTGCGCGTTGCGGACATTCCTGAGAGTCGCCGAGACGGGCTCGTTTTCGGCCGCTGCTGTCGATCTCAAACTGACGCAGCCTGCGGTCTCCCGGCAGGTTTCAGCACTCGAAGCCCATCTCGATACGCGCCTTCTGCATCGCTCAACCACCGCGTTGGCGTTGACGTCCGAGGGGGAACGAATGATCCCAATGGCTCTCAAGGTTATCGAAGCTGTGGAGGCGCTCGGCGAGTCTGCCGGCCAGGTAGGGACGGCATCGGGCGAGGTGCGGCTCTCCGTACCGGCGCCGCTAGGGCTGTATATGAGTGACCGGCTTGCGGCCCTTCTTGATCATCACCCACAACTTTCCGTCGAATTGTTGTTTCGCGAGGAACCGTCCGATCTGGTCGGACAGGGGATCGACCTCGAAGTCCGTCTAGGCAATATCGCCGACTCCAGCCTGATATGCCGCAGGATCGGCTGGACAACAGCCTTTCTCGTCGCCACGCCAGCCTACCTCGAAAAACGGGGCACGCCCCGAGCGCTTGAGGATTTGAGTCATCATGACTGCATCTGCTACAAACGGGGAGGCGACAGTCGTTCCTGGCTATTCTCCAATGGCGCGGACGAAGTCGCAGTGCGAATCGCGCCACGTCTTATCGTAAACAATGCTGTAGCTGTTCATCGCGCCGTTCTTGCCGGCGCGGGCATTGCGATTCTCTCCCATATACTTGCCGTTCCTGACATCGAGACCGGCCGATTGATCAGCTTAATACCGGATTTCCCGCCGGCTCGTCTGCCGATCACGCTCGCCTATCCATCTCGGCGAAATATGCCTTTTCGCGTGAGAGCTGTCATTGATTATCTCGTTGCCGCGATGCGGGAAGACCCTCTTATGACCTCGTCCTCGGCGTCGAACGCCTCCTCTCTCGCGGAGCTAGAATAG
- a CDS encoding carboxymuconolactone decarboxylase family protein — protein MIQRLNYAQQSPELFKKLSDLSVALKDSAIEQKIHDLVQIRASQINGCAFCLDMHVKEAKIHGESELRLYHIAIWRESNLFIPRERAALAWTEAVTKLPERGIPDELYERVRGQLSEKEISDLTFSIMIINSWNRASVAFKAVPGSADKLYGLDKAGLA, from the coding sequence ATGATCCAGCGCCTGAACTACGCCCAGCAATCTCCTGAGCTTTTTAAGAAACTTTCAGACCTCAGCGTGGCCCTGAAGGACAGCGCCATTGAACAGAAGATCCACGATCTCGTTCAGATCCGTGCGTCGCAGATCAATGGTTGCGCCTTCTGCCTCGATATGCATGTCAAGGAAGCCAAGATCCATGGGGAAAGCGAGCTCAGACTCTACCACATCGCCATCTGGCGTGAATCAAACCTGTTCATCCCGCGCGAGCGTGCAGCGTTGGCATGGACCGAAGCTGTGACGAAGCTGCCTGAACGTGGCATTCCCGATGAGCTCTATGAACGCGTGCGCGGTCAGCTTTCTGAGAAGGAAATCTCCGACCTGACGTTCTCGATCATGATCATCAATTCCTGGAATCGCGCGAGCGTCGCCTTCAAGGCTGTGCCCGGCTCGGCCGACAAGCTCTACGGCCTCGACAAGGCCGGCCTGGCCTGA
- a CDS encoding MBL fold metallo-hydrolase — MSLDVTSPPVLSDVEELVPSRYAVRIGEIDVLVISDGVLPLPTKMLGHNVDQRARAAWLNDMFLPPDAFDWALNTVVVRNGRQTILIDTGLGMDPALNLPRAGQLVKRLKAAGIDLGSVTDVVLTHMHMDHVGGLIVDGVKEQLRPDLKIHVAVAEVKFWESPDFSRVDMPPGFPDALRAAAKHFRKEYESQLQLFDEEYEVVPGVIVTRTGGHTPGHSVVRVASGKDRLMFAGDAVFAVGFEHPEWHNGFEHDPEEAVRVRVRLLRELAETGALLAATHMPFPSVGHVAIEGDVFRWVPVFWDY; from the coding sequence ATGAGCCTCGACGTTACATCACCCCCTGTCCTATCAGATGTTGAAGAACTGGTTCCGTCGCGCTACGCGGTGCGGATCGGCGAAATCGACGTGCTCGTCATCAGCGATGGTGTTTTGCCGTTACCAACCAAGATGTTGGGGCACAACGTTGACCAGAGGGCACGTGCGGCGTGGCTGAACGACATGTTCCTGCCGCCGGACGCTTTCGACTGGGCGCTGAACACAGTCGTGGTCCGTAATGGCAGGCAGACCATACTCATCGATACCGGGTTGGGAATGGACCCGGCGCTGAATTTACCGCGGGCCGGCCAACTGGTTAAACGACTGAAGGCCGCAGGCATCGATCTTGGCTCCGTAACTGATGTGGTGTTGACCCACATGCACATGGACCATGTCGGTGGACTGATCGTTGACGGAGTGAAGGAACAGCTACGTCCGGACCTGAAGATCCATGTGGCGGTCGCCGAGGTCAAGTTCTGGGAGTCGCCTGACTTCAGCCGCGTCGACATGCCGCCGGGATTCCCCGATGCGCTTCGGGCAGCCGCCAAGCACTTCAGGAAAGAATACGAAAGCCAGTTGCAGCTGTTCGATGAAGAATACGAAGTGGTGCCGGGCGTGATTGTCACTCGAACCGGTGGTCATACTCCGGGGCACAGCGTTGTCCGCGTGGCGTCCGGCAAAGATCGGCTGATGTTCGCGGGCGACGCCGTGTTCGCTGTCGGGTTCGAACATCCCGAGTGGCATAACGGTTTCGAACACGATCCCGAGGAGGCAGTTCGTGTCCGGGTCCGGCTCTTGCGTGAACTGGCGGAGACCGGCGCGTTGCTGGCGGCCACTCATATGCCGTTCCCCTCCGTCGGCCATGTGGCGATCGAGGGCGACGTCTTTCGTTGGGTACCGGTTTTCTGGGACTACTGA
- a CDS encoding cupin domain-containing protein, translated as MIKSFALAAALSAILAGSALADDTPGSSEGAKVTLVYDHELPNVPGKSMRGVLVEYAPGGFSEGHTHPNSAFIYAIILEGAIRSQVNDGPVTVYKAGESFSELPGDRHGVSENASKTKPARLLAVFVVDTSQQELTFPIKK; from the coding sequence ATGATCAAGTCATTTGCACTTGCAGCGGCCCTGTCGGCGATTCTGGCGGGTTCTGCCCTTGCAGACGATACACCCGGTAGCAGCGAGGGAGCCAAGGTCACACTGGTCTACGACCATGAACTACCGAACGTGCCTGGCAAGAGCATGAGGGGCGTTCTTGTCGAATATGCTCCGGGCGGCTTCTCGGAAGGCCATACGCATCCGAACTCCGCCTTCATCTACGCCATCATCCTCGAAGGAGCGATCCGCAGCCAGGTTAATGACGGTCCCGTCACGGTCTACAAGGCTGGAGAAAGCTTCTCGGAACTGCCCGGTGATCGCCATGGCGTCAGCGAAAACGCAAGCAAGACGAAACCGGCAAGACTGCTCGCCGTCTTCGTAGTCGATACCAGCCAGCAGGAACTGACGTTCCCGATCAAGAAATAG
- a CDS encoding mechanosensitive ion channel family protein → MFGDDHFVPLVLTNILGIAGIVVWNLQGSRRPKGRLIVQILFFAGMSLVLYLADIAPHQPDNVYTHGFGALISRSAKILWWTHLAWTAIGFFHIYIMLTRRPQEAHLIQDMTVGVVYLAVALSVVGFVFGVPIGTLVATSGVVAIILGLALQNTLGDVFSGIALTLGRAYAIGDWIQLSDGTEGRVTETNWRSTNLLTGTYNLIVLPNSVLARQSVANLSRPDETHQMALTVRFAATRRPRAVEEAMLSVLQASTLIVKEPPPTAALKMIDAIAIEVELLFRIDSLVSHIPARNEIIDLVYKQCETSNLSLAMPPASLVFIPPGQAPIRRCPSIV, encoded by the coding sequence ATGTTCGGCGATGACCATTTCGTGCCGCTTGTCCTGACCAATATCCTTGGAATTGCCGGTATCGTCGTATGGAACCTTCAGGGCAGTCGCCGCCCAAAAGGCCGGCTGATTGTCCAGATCCTGTTCTTTGCCGGCATGAGCCTCGTGCTCTATCTGGCCGACATTGCGCCCCACCAGCCTGATAACGTCTACACGCACGGTTTCGGTGCGTTGATCTCCAGATCGGCCAAGATCCTGTGGTGGACTCATCTTGCCTGGACGGCCATCGGCTTTTTCCACATTTATATCATGCTCACCCGCAGGCCACAGGAAGCGCATCTTATCCAGGATATGACTGTTGGGGTCGTCTATCTTGCGGTAGCACTCTCGGTCGTCGGCTTCGTTTTCGGCGTCCCGATCGGCACATTGGTGGCAACCTCTGGCGTTGTCGCGATCATCCTCGGCCTTGCACTGCAGAACACACTTGGCGATGTTTTCTCTGGCATCGCGCTGACGCTCGGCAGGGCTTACGCCATAGGCGACTGGATCCAGTTGAGCGACGGGACCGAGGGGCGCGTCACCGAAACCAACTGGCGCTCCACCAACTTGTTGACAGGCACATACAATCTCATTGTTCTACCGAACAGCGTGCTGGCGAGACAGAGCGTCGCCAATCTCAGCCGTCCAGATGAGACGCACCAGATGGCGCTGACTGTGCGTTTTGCGGCTACGAGAAGACCGCGTGCGGTCGAGGAGGCCATGCTGTCCGTGCTTCAGGCCAGCACCCTGATTGTCAAGGAGCCGCCACCGACCGCCGCCCTGAAGATGATCGACGCCATCGCGATCGAGGTAGAATTGCTGTTCCGCATCGACAGCCTTGTTAGCCATATACCAGCCCGAAACGAAATTATCGATCTCGTTTATAAACAATGCGAGACAAGCAATCTTTCGTTGGCTATGCCTCCTGCAAGTCTTGTGTTCATCCCGCCCGGTCAAGCACCCATTCGAAGGTGTCCTTCCATAGTGTAG
- a CDS encoding RrF2 family transcriptional regulator, giving the protein MILKSQVEWALHCCAILAGLPEGRYLSTKALAELHGLPKEYLSKALQSLSQAGLVHTMLGPSGGYRLARPPTELTFLDIVEAVEGRTQTFVCNNIRVNNPCRPRDHCDSSPCAVARIMWEADEAWRQKLRGVTLSDLGRILSQEVSPTLWKDTFEWVLDRAG; this is encoded by the coding sequence ATGATCTTGAAGAGCCAAGTCGAATGGGCACTACATTGCTGCGCAATTCTCGCCGGCCTGCCCGAGGGGCGCTACCTGTCGACCAAGGCGCTGGCAGAACTCCACGGTCTGCCAAAGGAATATCTCTCCAAGGCACTGCAAAGCCTGTCACAGGCGGGGCTCGTTCATACGATGCTAGGCCCGTCCGGCGGATATCGCCTTGCAAGACCGCCCACGGAACTGACCTTCCTTGATATTGTGGAAGCTGTGGAAGGCAGGACACAGACCTTCGTGTGCAACAACATCCGCGTTAACAACCCCTGCCGCCCGAGGGACCATTGCGACAGCAGCCCTTGTGCGGTGGCGCGGATCATGTGGGAAGCGGATGAAGCCTGGCGTCAGAAACTGCGCGGCGTCACGTTGTCGGATCTCGGGCGGATCCTGTCGCAGGAGGTCTCTCCTACACTATGGAAGGACACCTTCGAATGGGTGCTTGACCGGGCGGGATGA
- the trxA gene encoding thioredoxin, whose translation MAGHSGQDAASASLTGGQNTSSTVTDTTTATFGQDVITASAQQPVLVDFWAPWCEPCKQLTPVLEKVAKAAAGKIKIVKMNIDENPQIPARLGVRSIPAVIAFNRAQPVDGFMGALPESQVRGFVERLVGPLNEEENLLAEAEALLAAEDPVGAAELFSVLVKEDPGNFPAVAGLAKSFLAAGQIDSAKKILASLPASGERDVAILAAKAAIELAEQTAALGDTADLVRKIEADPTDHQARFDYALLLNSNGERDAAAAALLDIFKRDRQWNEEGARKQLLQFFEAWGPTDPATIAARKKLSALLFS comes from the coding sequence ATGGCGGGGCATTCGGGTCAGGACGCAGCGTCGGCGTCGCTCACAGGCGGTCAGAACACATCATCGACGGTCACGGACACCACGACCGCGACCTTTGGACAGGACGTCATTACCGCTTCGGCTCAACAGCCGGTATTGGTCGATTTCTGGGCTCCTTGGTGTGAACCTTGTAAGCAATTAACTCCCGTTCTGGAGAAAGTTGCAAAGGCGGCAGCGGGGAAGATCAAGATCGTCAAAATGAATATCGACGAGAACCCGCAAATCCCGGCGCGACTCGGCGTGCGGTCGATTCCGGCCGTCATCGCCTTCAACCGGGCTCAGCCGGTTGATGGATTCATGGGGGCCTTGCCGGAAAGCCAGGTGCGCGGCTTTGTCGAACGGCTGGTCGGCCCTCTCAATGAGGAAGAAAATCTGCTGGCCGAGGCAGAAGCTTTGCTCGCTGCGGAAGATCCCGTTGGCGCGGCGGAACTGTTTTCGGTCCTCGTCAAGGAAGATCCTGGCAATTTCCCGGCCGTTGCCGGTCTCGCCAAATCCTTCCTCGCCGCCGGTCAGATCGACAGCGCCAAGAAAATTCTCGCCTCCCTCCCGGCCAGCGGCGAACGCGATGTCGCGATTCTCGCAGCCAAGGCAGCGATCGAACTCGCCGAACAGACGGCGGCGCTTGGGGACACAGCCGATCTCGTCCGCAAGATCGAAGCCGATCCCACCGATCATCAAGCCCGCTTCGATTATGCCCTTCTGCTCAATTCCAACGGCGAGCGTGACGCCGCCGCAGCCGCCCTCCTCGATATTTTCAAGCGGGACCGCCAATGGAACGAGGAAGGAGCGCGCAAGCAATTGCTGCAATTCTTCGAAGCCTGGGGACCGACAGATCCGGCAACAATCGCCGCGCGCAAAAAACTCTCGGCACTGCTCTTTTCCTGA
- a CDS encoding LON peptidase substrate-binding domain-containing protein, with protein MSINSPYHGPTEVPAIFPLFPLSGVLLLPRGQLPLNIFEPRYLAMVDDALKGNRIIGMIQPDPDAPGTAQAPALFPIGCAGRITQIAETGDGRYLLTLTGIARFRITDEIAAGTAYRQCHADFSSFAVDFTPRAGEEQVDRTGVLRTLSEFAEVNDLQIDWKSINDAPNEALVNALSMMSPFGAKEKQALLEAPDLKARADVLVAITERELARGNRETTLLQ; from the coding sequence ATGAGCATCAACAGCCCCTACCACGGCCCAACGGAAGTGCCGGCGATTTTTCCGTTGTTTCCGCTTTCGGGAGTTTTGTTGCTTCCGCGCGGACAATTGCCGCTGAATATTTTCGAACCACGCTATCTCGCGATGGTAGATGATGCCTTGAAAGGTAATCGCATCATTGGAATGATTCAGCCCGATCCCGACGCCCCTGGGACGGCTCAGGCCCCCGCCTTGTTTCCCATCGGCTGCGCCGGCCGCATCACGCAGATCGCGGAAACCGGCGATGGCCGTTATTTATTGACTCTGACGGGTATTGCCCGGTTTCGCATTACCGATGAAATCGCGGCCGGGACTGCTTATCGGCAATGTCATGCCGATTTCAGTTCTTTCGCGGTGGATTTCACTCCGCGCGCGGGTGAAGAACAGGTCGATCGCACCGGCGTGCTGCGAACCTTGAGTGAATTTGCCGAGGTTAATGATCTTCAGATCGATTGGAAAAGCATCAACGATGCGCCGAACGAAGCACTGGTGAATGCCTTGTCCATGATGAGCCCGTTCGGCGCCAAGGAAAAGCAGGCTCTTCTCGAAGCTCCCGATCTTAAGGCGCGGGCCGATGTTCTCGTCGCGATCACCGAAAGGGAACTCGCGCGCGGCAACCGTGAAACAACGCTCTTGCAATAA
- a CDS encoding type II toxin-antitoxin system VapC family toxin: MILLDTSVVSELMKVEPDPAVITYLTVQAPETLFTAAICKAEIRYGLARMPASRKRDNLVARVVTFFETGFRDRILSFDSSCAVFYAEIRHARELAGLPIEVEDAMIAATARTYGAIIATRRTKDFIGCGVAVVDPWRGA; encoded by the coding sequence GTGATTCTTCTTGATACCAGTGTCGTCTCTGAATTGATGAAGGTTGAGCCCGATCCGGCTGTCATCACCTATTTGACGGTTCAGGCGCCTGAAACGCTTTTCACGGCCGCGATCTGCAAGGCAGAGATCCGTTATGGCCTTGCCCGCATGCCTGCGAGCCGGAAGCGGGATAATCTGGTGGCCCGGGTCGTGACGTTCTTCGAAACGGGGTTTCGCGATCGGATTTTGTCTTTTGACAGTTCCTGCGCGGTTTTCTACGCCGAAATTCGCCACGCTCGGGAATTGGCTGGATTGCCCATAGAGGTGGAGGATGCCATGATCGCCGCCACGGCTCGAACCTATGGCGCGATTATCGCCACGCGCAGAACAAAGGATTTCATCGGCTGCGGTGTCGCCGTCGTTGATCCTTGGCGCGGCGCCTGA
- a CDS encoding FitA-like ribbon-helix-helix domain-containing protein, translated as MASLLIRNVDDALHARLKARAAAHRRSLEEEARELLRTAVAREEIPARETLADLARRLFGHVNGADVDVPPRGSASKREPADFSDSSYNPPDAS; from the coding sequence GTGGCCAGTCTCCTGATACGCAATGTGGACGATGCATTGCATGCCCGTCTTAAGGCACGCGCCGCCGCGCATCGCCGTTCGCTCGAGGAGGAAGCTCGCGAATTGCTCCGCACAGCCGTCGCGCGAGAGGAAATTCCGGCGCGCGAGACATTGGCCGATCTTGCCCGGCGCTTGTTCGGTCATGTGAATGGGGCCGATGTGGATGTTCCACCGCGTGGCAGCGCCTCCAAGAGAGAGCCGGCCGATTTTTCCGATTCCTCCTACAATCCTCCGGATGCCTCGTGA